Proteins encoded in a region of the Paucibacter sediminis genome:
- the minD gene encoding septum site-determining protein MinD, producing MTKIVVVTSGKGGVGKTTTSASFATGLALRGYKTVVIDFDVGLRNLDLIMGCERRVVYDLINVINDEIKLTQALIKDKQVEKLYILAASQTRDKDALNQAGVERVLDELKAMEFDYIVCDSPAGIETGALMAMHYADEALVVTNPEVSSVRDSDRILGMLNSKTKRAIEGKEPVKEHLLITRYNPNRVEGGQMLSLEDIHEILRTQLIGVIPESESVLQASNQGLPAIHMKGTDVAEAYADVVARFLGEDKPMRFIEAVKPGFFKRLFGGK from the coding sequence ATGACCAAGATCGTCGTGGTGACCTCGGGCAAGGGCGGGGTCGGCAAGACCACCACCAGCGCGAGCTTTGCAACCGGCCTGGCCCTGCGCGGCTACAAGACCGTGGTGATCGACTTCGACGTCGGCCTGCGCAACCTCGACCTCATCATGGGCTGCGAGCGCCGTGTGGTCTATGACCTGATCAACGTCATCAACGACGAGATCAAGTTGACCCAGGCCCTCATCAAGGACAAGCAGGTCGAGAAGCTCTACATCCTGGCCGCCTCGCAGACGCGCGACAAGGATGCCCTCAACCAGGCCGGCGTGGAACGCGTGCTGGACGAGCTGAAGGCGATGGAGTTCGACTACATCGTGTGCGACTCGCCGGCCGGCATCGAGACCGGTGCGCTGATGGCCATGCACTATGCCGACGAGGCCCTGGTGGTGACCAATCCCGAGGTCTCCTCGGTGCGCGACTCCGACCGCATCCTGGGCATGCTCAACAGCAAGACCAAGCGCGCCATCGAGGGCAAGGAGCCCGTCAAGGAGCATCTGCTGATCACGCGCTACAACCCCAACCGGGTCGAGGGCGGGCAGATGCTGTCGCTGGAAGACATCCACGAGATCCTGCGCACCCAGTTGATCGGCGTGATCCCCGAGTCCGAGAGCGTGCTGCAGGCCTCCAACCAGGGCTTGCCGGCCATCCACATGAAGGGCACCGACGTGGCCGAGGCCTATGCCGACGTGGTGGCGCGCTTCCTCGGCGAGGACAAGCCGATGCGCTTCATCGAGGCGGTCAAGCCCGGCTTCTTCAAGCGCCTGTTCGGCGGCAAGTGA
- the minE gene encoding cell division topological specificity factor MinE encodes MGFLSFFLGEKKSTASVAKERLQLILAHERGGRGASPDYLPQLQRELVAVISKYVSINPDDIKVHMERQDDLEVLEVKIELPEPARR; translated from the coding sequence ATGGGATTCCTGTCCTTTTTCCTCGGCGAGAAGAAAAGCACGGCCAGCGTGGCCAAGGAGCGCCTGCAGCTGATCCTCGCGCACGAGCGCGGCGGTCGCGGCGCCAGCCCCGACTATCTGCCCCAGCTGCAGCGCGAGCTGGTGGCGGTGATCTCCAAGTACGTCTCCATCAACCCGGACGACATCAAGGTGCACATGGAGCGCCAGGATGACCTCGAGGTGCTGGAGGTGAAGATCGAGCTGCCGGAGCCGGCACGGCGCTGA
- a CDS encoding 1-acyl-sn-glycerol-3-phosphate acyltransferase encodes MHRTIFTTPVVNTLLRAASIAFLKLAGWKLEGSLPAAHARCVLIAAPHTSNWDLPYTLMVAFALRLNIYWMGKQQIFRFPFGGLMRWLGGIAVNREQSSNLVAASAQALRAADGPLQLVVPPEGTRSKTRYWKTGFYWIAVTAEVPIVMAYMDYPRKLSGLGPVFTPSGDVEADMAKIKQFYAPFKGKNEQQFDAKH; translated from the coding sequence ATGCATCGCACCATCTTCACCACGCCCGTGGTCAACACCCTGCTGCGCGCAGCCTCCATCGCCTTTCTGAAGCTCGCCGGCTGGAAGCTCGAGGGCAGCCTGCCCGCGGCGCATGCGCGGTGCGTGCTCATCGCCGCCCCGCACACCAGCAACTGGGACCTGCCCTACACGCTGATGGTGGCCTTTGCGCTGCGCCTGAACATCTACTGGATGGGCAAGCAGCAGATCTTCCGCTTCCCCTTTGGCGGCCTGATGCGCTGGCTGGGCGGCATCGCGGTGAACCGCGAGCAGTCCAGCAATCTGGTGGCGGCCTCGGCGCAGGCGCTGCGCGCGGCCGACGGCCCGCTGCAGCTGGTGGTGCCGCCCGAGGGCACGCGCAGCAAGACGCGCTACTGGAAGACCGGCTTCTACTGGATTGCCGTGACCGCCGAGGTGCCCATCGTGATGGCCTATATGGACTACCCGCGCAAGCTCAGCGGCCTGGGGCCGGTGTTCACGCCCAGCGGCGACGTGGAGGCCGACATGGCCAAGATCAAGCAGTTCTACGCCCCCTTCAAGGGCAAGAACGAGCAGCAGTTCGACGCCAAGCATTGA
- a CDS encoding 2Fe-2S iron-sulfur cluster-binding protein, with the protein MPENRAFRIRLQAEPAIEFEGQAQHSVLEAALRAGFRLASSCRNGTCRACMCRLLSGEIAYRIEWPGLSREEKLEGWILPCVALPRSDLELAPARKT; encoded by the coding sequence ATGCCAGAAAACCGCGCATTCCGCATCCGCCTGCAGGCCGAGCCCGCCATCGAGTTCGAGGGGCAGGCACAGCACTCGGTGCTGGAGGCGGCCCTGCGCGCCGGCTTCCGGCTCGCCAGCTCCTGCCGCAACGGCACCTGCCGCGCCTGCATGTGCCGGCTGCTCAGCGGCGAGATTGCCTACCGCATCGAATGGCCGGGCCTGAGCCGTGAGGAGAAGCTCGAGGGCTGGATACTGCCCTGCGTGGCCCTGCCGCGCAGCGACCTGGAGCTGGCGCCCGCGCGCAAGACATGA